In Halorubrum sp. PV6, a single window of DNA contains:
- a CDS encoding APC family permease, whose protein sequence is MADGDLNRDLGLYSAVTLSMGAMIGGGIFVLPAVGYEKAGPAIILAYLLAGVVVLPNALSKAEMATAMPEDGGTYIYIDRAMGPLFGTIAGMGVWFSLVFKSAFALVGLGAYLLLLVSIPSGLVKVVALALGAVVILLNIVGTEKSGQVQGILVTFVVLVLGAYVVGGVGPSAATQYAPFTTHGLGGIATATAFVFVSYAGIGEVASVAEEITDPGRNIPRAMLISIGVMMVIYTAVVGVVVGIVPADTLVSSGPDGGTSLTPMADGAGQVFGGVGVTLVAITAVLALTSMANAGVLGTSRFLLAMSRDSLLPDRIGRINPRFLTPANAVLATGAVLLALIAFVPVVNLAKLASAFLILVFSLENVSVIVFRETGFDFYDPEFVAPGYPFVQILGVVGGGVLIVQMGWLSIVGAVGISVGSALWYLAYARSRTDRTGALARHFNGDGEGTVRSERVAPAHEEPEE, encoded by the coding sequence ATGGCAGACGGAGACCTCAACCGAGATCTGGGGCTCTACTCGGCGGTGACGCTGAGCATGGGTGCGATGATCGGCGGCGGCATCTTCGTTCTCCCCGCCGTCGGCTACGAGAAGGCCGGGCCGGCGATCATCCTCGCGTACCTGCTGGCCGGGGTCGTCGTCCTCCCGAACGCGCTCTCGAAGGCCGAGATGGCGACGGCGATGCCCGAAGACGGCGGCACGTACATTTATATCGATCGTGCGATGGGCCCGCTCTTCGGCACCATCGCCGGAATGGGCGTCTGGTTCTCGCTCGTGTTTAAAAGTGCATTCGCGCTCGTCGGCCTCGGCGCGTACCTGCTCCTCCTCGTGAGCATTCCGTCGGGCCTCGTCAAGGTCGTCGCGCTCGCGCTCGGGGCCGTCGTCATCCTGCTCAACATCGTCGGCACCGAAAAGAGCGGCCAGGTGCAGGGGATCTTGGTCACGTTCGTCGTCCTCGTCCTCGGCGCCTACGTCGTCGGCGGGGTCGGCCCGTCGGCCGCGACCCAGTACGCGCCGTTTACCACCCACGGGCTCGGCGGCATCGCCACCGCGACCGCGTTCGTCTTCGTCTCGTACGCCGGGATCGGGGAGGTCGCCTCCGTCGCCGAGGAGATCACCGACCCCGGCCGGAACATCCCCCGCGCGATGCTCATCTCCATCGGCGTGATGATGGTCATCTACACCGCGGTCGTGGGCGTCGTCGTCGGTATCGTCCCGGCGGACACCCTCGTCAGCAGCGGGCCGGACGGCGGCACGTCGCTCACGCCGATGGCGGACGGCGCCGGACAGGTGTTCGGCGGGGTCGGCGTCACGCTCGTCGCGATCACGGCCGTCCTCGCGCTCACCAGCATGGCGAACGCCGGCGTGTTGGGCACGTCTCGGTTCCTGCTCGCGATGAGCCGCGACTCGCTCCTCCCCGACCGGATCGGGCGGATCAACCCCCGGTTCCTCACGCCGGCGAACGCCGTCCTCGCGACCGGCGCGGTGTTGCTCGCGCTCATCGCGTTCGTGCCGGTGGTCAACCTCGCGAAACTGGCCAGCGCCTTCCTCATCCTCGTGTTCTCCTTAGAGAACGTCTCCGTGATCGTCTTCCGGGAGACCGGCTTCGACTTTTACGACCCAGAGTTCGTCGCTCCCGGCTACCCGTTCGTGCAGATCCTCGGCGTGGTCGGCGGCGGGGTTCTGATCGTCCAGATGGGGTGGCTCTCGATCGTCGGCGCCGTCGGCATCAGCGTCGGCAGCGCCCTCTGGTACCTCGCGTACGCCCGCTCGCGCACCGACCGCACCGGCGCCCTCGCGAGGCACTTTAACGGCGACGGGGAGGGGACAGTCCGATCGGAGCGGGTCGCGCCGGCACACGAAGAACCCGAGGAGTGA
- a CDS encoding tetratricopeptide repeat protein has product MTDERDGDRHEFSAGQGVDADYEEFTLDPEEIDADPNTVDPVDSRVLTDIMDKRNVESDAVDVERLVDVGLSYMGINRFEEATETFERAASFADEDSLEAQEAWVNKGAAHAQLEEFDQAIGAYQEALRIDEDSEHAATAETNLAYALWESGRSEQALEHAERAVEADPRFAEAWYNRGFLLVERGLAEDAVSCFDNAIRLGYRSADVLEEKARALEEAGEHEQAEEVADRADEMRREAEEQMVEEQTGQAPGPGGRPGAGGQPGAGGRGGRGGQGGTREEPERELQGEGPEGF; this is encoded by the coding sequence ATGACCGACGAACGCGACGGCGACCGCCACGAGTTCTCCGCCGGGCAGGGCGTCGACGCCGACTACGAGGAGTTCACCCTCGACCCCGAGGAGATCGACGCCGACCCCAACACGGTCGACCCCGTCGACTCCCGCGTCCTCACCGACATCATGGACAAGCGAAACGTCGAGAGCGACGCGGTCGACGTCGAGCGACTGGTCGACGTGGGGCTGTCGTACATGGGCATCAACCGCTTCGAGGAGGCGACGGAGACGTTCGAGCGCGCCGCGAGTTTCGCCGACGAGGACTCGCTGGAGGCCCAGGAGGCGTGGGTGAACAAGGGCGCTGCACACGCACAGCTGGAGGAGTTCGATCAGGCCATCGGCGCCTACCAGGAGGCGCTGCGCATCGACGAGGACTCCGAGCACGCGGCGACCGCCGAGACCAACCTCGCGTACGCGCTCTGGGAGTCGGGGCGCAGCGAGCAGGCGCTCGAACACGCCGAACGCGCCGTCGAGGCCGACCCGCGCTTCGCGGAAGCGTGGTACAACCGCGGGTTCCTGCTGGTCGAGCGCGGCCTCGCCGAGGACGCCGTGAGCTGTTTCGACAACGCGATCCGACTCGGCTACCGGAGCGCGGACGTGTTAGAGGAGAAGGCGCGCGCGCTGGAGGAGGCGGGCGAACACGAGCAGGCCGAGGAGGTCGCCGACCGCGCCGACGAGATGCGCCGCGAGGCCGAAGAGCAGATGGTCGAAGAACAGACCGGCCAGGCGCCCGGACCGGGCGGTCGACCCGGCGCCGGCGGACAGCCCGGTGCCGGCGGTCGCGGCGGTCGCGGCGGGCAGGGCGGCACGCGCGAGGAGCCGGAGCGAGAGCTCCAGGGCGAGGGGCCAGAGGGCTTTTAA
- a CDS encoding DUF424 domain-containing protein, with product MLLRERDTAEGRLVSVCDADCLGETYDNGRATITVSEEFYGGEEAVEATAEEVVAGLGRAQVANIVGTEAVGVAVEAGLVDEEAVLEFDETRHAQLLWL from the coding sequence ATGCTCCTCCGCGAGCGCGACACCGCCGAGGGGCGGCTCGTCTCCGTCTGCGACGCCGACTGTCTCGGGGAGACCTACGACAACGGCCGAGCGACGATCACGGTGAGCGAGGAGTTCTACGGGGGCGAGGAGGCAGTGGAGGCGACCGCCGAGGAGGTCGTCGCGGGGCTCGGCCGCGCGCAGGTCGCGAACATCGTCGGCACGGAGGCCGTCGGCGTCGCCGTCGAGGCCGGCCTCGTCGACGAGGAGGCCGTCTTGGAGTTCGACGAGACCCGACACGCACAACTGCTCTGGCTGTGA